The sequence GTCGGCGCCGTGTCCGTTGCAAGGCCGACGCGTGCACGACGCGCCGGGGCCGGCGCTCGCCCCCTCTGAGGTTTCCGGAAGAAGTCGTGCCAAACTTTGCGGCGGTGCGCAAATGAGTCTTGGGGGGCAATCCTTCGTTTTTCCCCGGATTCGGCCGAGACGGCGGCCTCAGAGCCGGCACGGGGCGCCCGATCGGTCGATCCGCCGCGATCCGGGCGCGGCGGGGCGACCCACTGCGCCACACGCCTTCGTGAACGATCCGTGATCGGCCCCCTTTCCGTACCGTCTTCCGGACCCGGCCGTCCCGGGGCACGACAGGAGAGGAAACGGACATGAAGCGCACCGTGATCGCAACCGCCGTGTTCGCGTGGCTCGGCATGGGCGCGGCAACGCAGGCCGCCAACATCGTCGAGACCGCCCAGGAGGCGGGCACCTTCGGCACGCTGCTCGCGGCCGCCGAGGCCGCAGGCCTCGCCGAGGCCCTCGCCACGGGCGAGAACCTGACCGTCTTCGCGCCGACCGACGAGGCCTTCGCGGCGCTTCCGGCCGGCACGGTGGAAAGCCTGCTCCAGCCGGAGAACAGGGATCAGCTCGCGGCGATCCTGTCCTACCACGTGCTGCCGCGCGAGCTCGCCTCGAACCAGCTGCCCGGCCGCACGATCCACATCCGCACCATCAAGCAGGGCGGCGACCGCCTGCTCGCCATCGCAAAGGACGCGCATACCGGGGCGGTCGTCGTCGACGGCGCGAACGTGGTCGCGGCCGACATCCGCGCCGACAACGGGATCATCCACGTCATCGACAAGGTGATGCTGCCCGACGGCTGATCGGTGACCGGGGCCGGCCCGCCCGGGCGCTGCCGGCCCCCTCAGGCGGCCCGCATCCGCTTGTCGCGCGCCTGAAGCGCGACGAGGGCGAGCGCCACGGTGATCGGCGGGAACACCAGCCAGTTGAGCGTCTCCCAGCCGCCGACGTCGAGGAGCTTGCCCGCCGAGAAGGAGGCGATGGCGACCGAGCCGAAGACCAGGAAGTCGTTCGCGCCCTGGACCTTGGTGCGCTCCTCCGGCCGGTGGCAGTCCGTCACCATGGCGGTCGCGCCGATGAAGCCGAAGTTCCAGCCCAGCCCGAGCAGGACGAGACCGCCCCAGAAATGCGCCACGCTGAGGCCGCCGAGATTGATCGCGGCCGCGATCGCGATCATCACGAGGCCGATCGCGGTGATCGTCTCCTTGCCGAATCGCTCGATCAGCCGGCCGGTGAAGAAAGCCGGGCCGAACATGGCGAGGATGTGCCAGGAGATGCCGAGCGCCGCCGTCTCGATGGGCAGGCCGCAACCGACCATCGCGAGCGGCGC comes from Salinarimonas sp. and encodes:
- a CDS encoding fasciclin domain-containing protein, which gives rise to MKRTVIATAVFAWLGMGAATQAANIVETAQEAGTFGTLLAAAEAAGLAEALATGENLTVFAPTDEAFAALPAGTVESLLQPENRDQLAAILSYHVLPRELASNQLPGRTIHIRTIKQGGDRLLAIAKDAHTGAVVVDGANVVAADIRADNGIIHVIDKVMLPDG